Genomic segment of Hoplias malabaricus isolate fHopMal1 chromosome 14, fHopMal1.hap1, whole genome shotgun sequence:
CCTTTCGTAATACGCATCCACTCTCCCACCACCCGTAAGTGTCAGAGATATTACCACAGCCCTCTCAACAAAGTGCCTTCTTCTAAATCTTAGGTTATAGTAGATATTACACCTATATTATACTTCACTGTATTTGGATTAAACAGATTTTCCCAAGATTCCCATCTGTACATTGTGATTTACGTTTATGGGCCAGGTCTCTATTAATAAATTACTGCACTGTAGCAGTGAAGCTAAGCCACAGGAAGGAAACGATGTAATAGGTCTTCTTAGATAGGGCACATTTTCTGAAAACCTCATTATCATATTGGATATCAAGATAAATTGCATTGCTTAAACATCAGAAAGTATGATGTTGCCTCCTATAGCTactataataatgaataaaaacaattagCTTAATGTAGATTCTCTGTGCTCAGTGACAGTACTAGCCCCAAATGGCTAATGATTACATTCTCATGCTTGATATATTTGATGTAAAGATGAATTCCCTTGAGTTTCAACATTGCACTTGTGGGAAAGAGGTACACTAGTTCTAAGACAAACAAATCCCCTATTTATTGTTCCATTATCAACATTACATGAACTCAGGTGGCACACAAGATTCACTGCTCAATGTAGgtagtaaataaaatggcagtTTTGAATTGTAGAGTTTGTCAGTTCTGGTAGTAAATCATACATAAAGAATTAGTAAAGGTTTCTATGAATGGTTTCATATCGGACCACTCTGAACAATATTTACATCTTAAGAACTTAATTAACCAAAATGTGGGAAAAATCATTTTCCTTTAAAGGGCTCATATAATATTTATGCaacacatatatttttttattgttttgttttcagtatttcaTTTACAGCTCCAGAGTAAACATGTCCCTGTGTGTAACCTCACTATTACTGCATTGATTTCTGACTTATATACTCTTTTCCCAGTTGTGAAAAATTTTGTCATCATCGGTCATCATACATGTCCTACAAAAGCCATGAAAGAGATGGATGAACTTTTTGAAGTCTTTCGAGCTGTCAAAAAGAAATGGAAAACAGAGGTCAGTCATTATTCATTTGAAAGTGCTTCCCTTTGAGATCTGATTTCCTTACAatgttctttctgtgtgttcCCTGTGTAGAATGTGATGCTGTTGGGGGATCTGAATGCTGATTGTGGATATGTGACCATTAAAGGCTTAAGGAACCTCAAAATGAGGAATGACCCAAAGTTCCACTGGCTGATCAAGGATGAACAGGACACAACAGTCCGTGAAAAAACACACTGCGCTTATGACAGGTCAATAAACAATACAATTTACATTTAGCCTTATAGCATCGTGAAGTTTAGAACTGTTTGTTAAGTCATGTGTTTTCCCTCAGCATTATCTTTACTGAGATGAGCATTTTTAATATGGGTATTTGTTCTGTTGGTGACTTGTTCTGATCACAAATGCGACTACAACTCATTGCATAGATACTGGAAGAAGTTTCATCAATCCAGTGTATGCagttctgctgctccacagcccagtgctgagggaCTTTATAACCCTCTACCTTACACTTAACCTTAACCTCATGTGTAGCTGATATAAACTAAGTGCAACTATGGCCACACGTTAAAGCAGTTGAATTCAACATTCAACAAGTTGAACACTATAATATTGTTATAATAGATGTTAATCGTATCTTCCAGGATAATTATACATGGCAAAGAACTGATTTCTGGGATTGTGGTGGAGTCTGCTCAACCATTCAACTTCAAAAAGGAGTTTCGCTTAACTGAACAAGAGGTACTGAGTCCTTATCCACTAAAGCAAATGAGTTATCAGTGATTGTTGCTCATAATCATTATGcatatttgatttgtttttactTAGGCTTTGGAAGTCAGTGACCACTATCCAGTGGAGGTTGACCTAAAGCCAAGCCACCACTACCTTCTGCATCATGAGCTCTGACAGAACAAGAATGACCCTTTTTGAGCTATTACCCATTATTTACCTGCAGCAAAGTCTTTTGCATTTCTGTCAATGACTTTTgaataaatttttaaaaatcactttATTTTTGGAATTTCACTTCTTCCCCACAAATATTGCTTAAAGGAGCtgtaaaagataaaaaaaaaaaccccacaacagTAGCATCAAATATATTGTGTCAAAAAATGTACTCATAATAAACCTGTTGTTTCAAATTCAAATACAACAAAGCtcaaaattcaaattcaaatgcaAATTCAGAGCTAACTCAGGCAGAACTGAGCTGTCTAAAACATTTGCAGCCATGTTTGCAGAGGCATGTAAATAAAACCTTTtctggaggtggaggaggatgtACCTTCTCGGGTGTATGTATTTGAAACCTCAGTTCTGTCACAGCACTGTTACTGAGGCAACAGTATCAAAACattcaatgttttatttttagggGTCTTACATTCTACATTCTAACATCTCTAACAAGTCCAAAAACATTATTTCCATaggcattttatgtttttttttttttcattttaaatttaagggtctgataaattttgaattcctgATTTTGACAGGAAGTGACTTTGAGACAAAGAGGTAAGCCACATACACGCTTTTTTCACTCATGAAGTGTGTGCTCAACATACCTTCTTATGCTTTTCAAATGCTTTCAAATAGCTGTTTTAAAACCACCTGCAGATTTTACCAAAGAGGATGGAACAAAACATTGCAGAGTTGCTGAAGGATGCAGTTTCAGGTAAtaaaaagcatttaaattagcttgttttttttttggtagtaTGTAGTTTGGAGATAAATCTGTTGACTCAGGATTTGTTTCACTTCCTCATAAAGCCTCTCAGTAATCCTGAtacatgtgttgtttttttttgtggatgTCGTCTTTAGAAGCTGATATAGACTTTGAGCTTGATGAGTGTAGTAGCATGTTACAAACGCAGCTAGTGGATGATAATGATCTGAAAAATGTCTGCAAACTCTGGACATCCTCAGACGAAGGTCTAGCTGAGACATTTACTAACGTTTATGAACAAGAAGAGGATGAAGACAGTACTGAGAGCAATGAGGAGAGTGCATCAAATTATTCCCCTGATGCTGAGGCAGGTTGTTCTTCTCAAAGAGTGGATTATGATCAGGTTGCAGACGAGATGATAATTGAAGTGCAACAAGGGAATGAGGCAAGCAATGAATCGTCTGCAGAGGAAGAATGCATGCAAATTAAACAAGAAACAGATGTTCCTTTTCATGGATTAGTGGCTGATGCCAGTATCTTGGGAGAAGAAAAGCATCAAAATCAGGAACTTCCATTGAAATCTGCTGAGTTTCAAATAACATCCAAGGCAGATTTCCAGCAATTAATGGAAGGTACTTCATCAACTCTAGAGCCCAGTGAGACACCagaagagagagaatcagagtcAGAAGAAGAAGAGCCAGACACCTATGCTACAGAAGAAACATTTCAGTGTGACTCTGCAGGCAACGTAGATGATTCTTTTATTGTCATTAAGCCAAAAATACCCATACGGGACTATGATGAAGATGACCTTAGAGAATTTACAGAGGAAGACCAAGATCAGACGGAGGAAAGTCTTGCAGATTATCCTTCAGACTTCTCTCAGAGTGAAACTGAAGAGTGTGAAGAAAGTGCTGTGAATGAGGACCAAATGTCTATATTCAAAGACAACGGTTTGAGCAATTATTGCTCATCAGCCAAAATGGAGGATTTGAGCCACACAGAAGACCACTTGCTAGAGGAAGGCAGACAAACTGTTTCTAGTTCTATGGACAGTGATACTGAGATTAAGGAACCAGAGGTTCAGGTGATACCAGAAGAGATAGACACAGGATTCCAGAGGAATAATGTTGTTGAGGATGACTTCCAAGAACCTCTTACAACTGATAGCAACACAGAGGAAGATGTCTGTAATCAAGGTATTGGAAATGAAAGCTGTGCAAGAAATGGTAATGATCCAGATCAAGACTATGATAGTGATATCAATAGTGACCACAGCACAAGTCAAGAAGAAATTAGTGAGGCATCAGTGGAGCCTGAGGAAGACTTGAAAACCGACGAACAGAACAACAACACTGTAGACGAGTTGGGGAGGGTGGATGAGGATGTTGACTACATAGGGATAGATGAAGAAGACAGAGATGGCAGTGATCAGGAGATGGACAAAGACACAAATGCAAGCTGCGTCTCTGATATTGATTACTTGTATGAAGAACCCCACAAACAGTCCCCAGAATtatgcccaacattagaatcaGTCAAACTGGACGCAGCAACCAAAGAACAAGATCTGTTCCCTTCAAAGCCTTTAGACAGTGTGAGAGACACCAACACCTTAATCCCTGAGCTGTTCTGGTACTCAGACATATTGAAGAGTGAATGCAACCTGCTCCTAGACGAGTATGACTGGGATCTGACTGCAGAGAAGCTGGCTGATAAGGAGGGAACCCAAGAGGACACACAAGAAGACCAGGATGAGTTAGATGGTGATGAAAATGGGGAGGAGAAGGAGCGGGACTGGGAGCAGGAGAAAAGAAGAATTGAGGCATTTAATAGATTCTACGGTGACCAGGTTGAGATTGAGGAAAAGGCAGGTGAGTACAGAAAAGTCGGCTGTGACAGTTAAATATTTCTATGTTTTGCAACCACAGTAACCTCAACACATATCAGTACCacattaaaataagactacacttataaaggtgtATAAACAGTTAAATATCtgtttattacattgttattaatttGGTTGTATACATCTTAAAGgtcattaaattatttttaacacaGAGATTGAAAGGATTACAGTGACCTTTTTTCCTCTAATGCTGTAAGTGTTAGAGAACTTATCAGGACTGAAAATGTCGAGGTTAAGAATAAGCTAGGACCTAAAATCATTTCATATATTAAGGTACACATCACATTATCATCAAggtgtaaaaatacattttattctatGAATTTGGTGGTTAGATGGTTgaacttattaacaaatatgtgctgaagctggaGAAGAGAAAGTAAGGTCAGAATTCCATGAGATTTAAcagtttaacagtgtagatagATTTGGGTTCACTGTTTGCCAAATAACAGGTCCCTGTTGACTATGTTTTTTAACCTTTATGTAACCAGGTTAGTCCCATTGAGATCATTGATCGCTTTTACAGTGGAGAACTGGCCGAAAAAGGATCtctgttataactgattattaatgacttttaatgtgttaACACCCTAATTAatcacattaataaacagagtgtaaaccatttataaatctttataagtgttattttatttgaaagtgGTACCCATATATCTTCTGCACTTACAGATAGGAATCACAAAGTTACCTTTTGTCTCAAAAATGAATCTTCAGAGTGCGAAGAGGAGTCAGACAGGTACGCTTAAATGACTCATTATTTCAATTATATTAATATGGTTATGCATGGACTTCATGGTCTAGGCTAACCACAAACCTTATCCACTACCTCTACCCTGTGAAATCATAATTCACTTACTATATTTAATTCCATAGCAGTGAACAGGAACTTGACAACGAATTTGGCAAACATGCTACTACACTCAAGGCTGAGGTGAGAGTCAAAGTAATCATCATTACTGTTCTAAGATTGATGTACAGTAAATACAATACAGCAACTAGATTTCACAGTATTATGAACATTGCAGTACCACAGTGAGTCAGATGATGAACGGCAGGAGAAGTTTTTCATTCCTGACAAGACAAAGGTTCAACCCAAGGAGCAACCACATGTGAGCCCATCCCAAAATGAAAAACCCCCAAGGAACAAGGTAAGAGTCACTGTACCAAAATGAAAGAGCTTtaagaactgaaaaaaaaaactgaaaaaaagccGTAAAAAGCCTTTTTGGCCCTCTGATTCCCGTTTTCTTTACTTCCTCTTAATAAACGAGGACCCAGTCTTATCCAGTTTATGAGCTTTATTTGCAGCAATCTATGGTCTGCACATACAGAGACACAAATATGTTTTCTGACATTACAAATGATTTGTCAGGAGAGTGTTTGACTGTAATTGGTTGGcacattcagtgttttaataacatttaggaacatttgccatttttaaacaAGCACAACTATTGGGAGCTCCACCAACTCCCAAAATCATGCCATGCATGGTTTTAAATGCTTGCTTTCTCAGAAATTCAAATGAAGTTTTCTCTTCCTCAATATACTGCAAATATAAATAGTAAAGACATGTTTTGTATTCAAAGATTTTTCTAATTTTCTTTTATGTTTGCATGTAACTAACAAGTTTAGGAAGTTACTAGCCACCAACATAGAAAAGTACTTATACCATGCCTAAACCATCACATTCTGGTAAGAAATTCCCATAAACTCACGTCTAATGGtgttaaaaaacacagaaattaGTTTACTTGAGATAACTCCATTTTAATCTGAATTTATAAGAATCTGAGGTGGCAAAAAGTTCCAGAACTTGTGGAGTTTGTTGGTTtcgtagctccagtgcaaaactaaacagtaataagttaaattttaaatgcactcattgttcattttctctttgttcATGCTCATTACAGTGCCTTGCCGTGCTGaagtccattttagcattggGTGTTGTGACAGTGATAGGCATGGTGTCATTCTGGTGGGCTACAGATAATCTGGACTGGATACACTGAAGCGAATTCATGATGACGTTTATGTTCCTTCCTGCGCATGGATAAAAAGAACACAAAGTAGGCTGGACAAATCAAtataaaactcaaaataaagtATGAGGAGTGCCTTACTGTCCTCGGTAAAACAGACTGTTGATGAGTCAGAGTCAGAGATTAAGCCCATTTTATTTCCTTACAGATTACAACCTTCCAGCATGCTCTAAACAGTCATTAAAATGGTGAATACAGATTTCAGTCTCACCATAATGCAGATGTGTCATTGTCAGTGTTGGCACCAAGGAAAACAGTTGaatgcaagttttttttttcaatgggcaTGTAATCCTATGTTACCTTCACCATTTAAATCAAGCTCCTCTAAACATGCCATGCAGTTAGTGTAATCACGAGGACTGAATATTGTCAGGcacctttttttgttgttgctaaaGCGTAAAGTATGGTGTCTAGCTGCATGATATTGGTTCTGTTCAACTAAAATGCATTGCATTTGAAAATT
This window contains:
- the dnase1l1l gene encoding deoxyribonuclease I-like 1-like, with the protein product MGTLIKIISRCDLTLVQEVRDSKGGAIPTLLKTLNRFDKSHVYSHLESKRLGRKTYKEQYVYIYRKDMLQVQEHFYYPELNQQESNDTEVFSRDPFVIRIHSPTTLVKNFVIIGHHTCPTKAMKEMDELFEVFRAVKKKWKTENVMLLGDLNADCGYVTIKGLRNLKMRNDPKFHWLIKDEQDTTVREKTHCAYDRIIIHGKELISGIVVESAQPFNFKKEFRLTEQEALEVSDHYPVEVDLKPSHHYLLHHEL
- the si:dkey-183p4.10 gene encoding dentin matrix acidic phosphoprotein 1 isoform X1 — translated: MEQNIAELLKDAVSEADIDFELDECSSMLQTQLVDDNDLKNVCKLWTSSDEGLAETFTNVYEQEEDEDSTESNEESASNYSPDAEAGCSSQRVDYDQVADEMIIEVQQGNEASNESSAEEECMQIKQETDVPFHGLVADASILGEEKHQNQELPLKSAEFQITSKADFQQLMEGTSSTLEPSETPEERESESEEEEPDTYATEETFQCDSAGNVDDSFIVIKPKIPIRDYDEDDLREFTEEDQDQTEESLADYPSDFSQSETEECEESAVNEDQMSIFKDNGLSNYCSSAKMEDLSHTEDHLLEEGRQTVSSSMDSDTEIKEPEVQVIPEEIDTGFQRNNVVEDDFQEPLTTDSNTEEDVCNQGIGNESCARNGNDPDQDYDSDINSDHSTSQEEISEASVEPEEDLKTDEQNNNTVDELGRVDEDVDYIGIDEEDRDGSDQEMDKDTNASCVSDIDYLYEEPHKQSPELCPTLESVKLDAATKEQDLFPSKPLDSVRDTNTLIPELFWYSDILKSECNLLLDEYDWDLTAEKLADKEGTQEDTQEDQDELDGDENGEEKERDWEQEKRRIEAFNRFYGDQVEIEEKADRNHKVTFCLKNESSECEEESDSSEQELDNEFGKHATTLKAEYHSESDDERQEKFFIPDKTKVQPKEQPHVSPSQNEKPPRNKCLAVLKSILALGVVTVIGMVSFWWATDNLDWIH
- the si:dkey-183p4.10 gene encoding dentin matrix acidic phosphoprotein 1 isoform X2 → MEQNIAELLKDAVSEADIDFELDECSSMLQTQLVDDNDLKNVCKLWTSSDEGLAETFTNVYEQEEDEDSTESNEESASNYSPDAEAGCSSQRVDYDQVADEMIIEVQQGNEASNESSAEEECMQIKQETDVPFHGLVADASILGEEKHQNQELPLKSAEFQITSKADFQQLMEGTSSTLEPSETPEERESESEEEEPDTYATEETFQCDSAGNVDDSFIVIKPKIPIRDYDEDDLREFTEEDQDQTEESLADYPSDFSQSETEECEESAVNEDQMSIFKDNGLSNYCSSAKMEDLSHTEDHLLEEGRQTVSSSMDSDTEIKEPEVQVIPEEIDTGFQRNNVVEDDFQEPLTTDSNTEEDVCNQGIGNESCARNGNDPDQDYDSDINSDHSTSQEEISEASVEPEEDLKTDEQNNNTVDELGRVDEDVDYIGIDEEDRDGSDQEMDKDTNASCVSDIDYLYEEPHKQSPELCPTLESVKLDAATKEQDLFPSKPLDSVRDTNTLIPELFWYSDILKSECNLLLDEYDWDLTAEKLADKEGTQEDTQEDQDELDGDENGEEKERDWEQEKRRIEAFNRFYGDQVEIEEKADRNHKVTFCLKNESSECEEESDSEQELDNEFGKHATTLKAEYHSESDDERQEKFFIPDKTKVQPKEQPHVSPSQNEKPPRNKCLAVLKSILALGVVTVIGMVSFWWATDNLDWIH